A single Anopheles maculipalpis chromosome 3RL, idAnoMacuDA_375_x, whole genome shotgun sequence DNA region contains:
- the LOC126563411 gene encoding small integral membrane protein 12-A: MWPLIIQFLRSNAAYITLPVATLVGVIGYNIESLLSDKYTPYSPSIQEKRAERITEDEKLKAATDVEKLVYRENVLGRNLSPSLENGK, translated from the exons ATGTGGCCATTGATTATACAATTCCTGCGTTCGAATGCCGCGTACATCACGCTACCCGTGGCAACATTAGTTGGCGTGATAGGATATAACATCGAGAGCCTCCTATCGGACAAATACACCCCATACAGCC CATCCATTCAGGAGAAACGAGCAGAACGCATTACCGAAGATGAGAAACTAAAGGCGGCGACTGATGTAGAAAAACTAGTGTACAGAGAAAATGTGCTCGGGCGGAACCTTTCACCTTCCCTTGAAAATGGGAAATAG
- the LOC126561938 gene encoding uncharacterized protein LOC126561938, whose product MDVSPSDETSLTTGTTTIQSLPPEVLTAIFRNLRLSDLAAVRQTCRHWYEIVINNRKLMNRFVLTLSNCRIEEGFEPCVVLESSPSSFEKVCFKTCYITPAPTLWRLIGSHTVELTLSDCTISCEALTGVLQATQDNLRTLTIKSIKFDGPQIYTAPNNFRLERLHSLTIRNSFLYDGFLNLLKRICPNLKALKLTFSSYERWGEHLVNLVATLSATLEAITLSYTKASAALLEQIGRIENLRLRKVSLKSCFAIKQSDILLLARLQPTIVHLNLDNLFSASEQFLEALSASLPQMKRIKLRVARITNLHQSFLVKMPQLNYLKITDATQMKGNVDLSAYENPALEKLFVSAAMFSRNTLPRFFERCPNIRSLTLYQCTYENIHDLQLAFSHLKGLEYLNLQRTIELGDSFFNRDVFDTIVMPFERIRFYPIANLNRLCYLNLSHCRDLSDQALMALQFPLLKKIDLRGLYVTEAGIATLVRDCPNLEYVMVDACKRICDTAVLYLCRDLRNLRLLNLESCKAITDLSVEHIVQHCRSLLWLNVLNCPKLSEPAKERLKTLRTIRSLHM is encoded by the coding sequence ATGGATGTGTCGCCGTCCGACGAAACGAGTCTCACCAcaggcaccaccaccatccaaTCACTCCCGCCCGAGGTGCTGACCGCAATTTTCCGCAACCTGCGCCTTTCGGATCTGGCCGCGGTGCGTCAAACCTGCCGCCACTGGTATGAAATCGTGATCAACAACCGTAAGCTGATGAATCGGTTCGTACTGACCCTAAGCAACTGCCGGATAGAGGAGGGCTTTGAACCGTGCGTGGTGTTGGAAAGTTCCCCCAGCTCGTTCGAGAAAGTGTGCTTCAAAACCTGCTACATCACGCCCGCACCGACACTGTGGCGCTTGATCGGCAGTCACACGGTTGAGCTGACGCTAAGCGACTGCACAATTAGCTGCGAAGCGCTGACAGGTGTGTTGCAGGCCACCCAGGACAATTTACGCACGTTGACGATCAAATCGATCAAGTTCGATGGTCCCCAAATCTACACCGCACCCAACAACTTTCGTCTCGAGCGGTTACACTCGCTCACGATACGGAACTCCTTCCTGTACGATGGATTCTTGAACCTGTTGAAGCGCATCTGTCCGAACCTGAAAGCGCTCAAGCTAACCTTTTCCTCCTACGAACGATGGGGTGAACATTTGGTCAACTTAGTGGCGACGTTAAGTGCCACGCTCGAAGCAATTACGCTAAGCTACACGAAAGCGAGCGCTGCGCTACTGGAGCAAATCGGACGGATCGAGAATCTGCGACTGCGAAAGGTTTCACTCAAGTCGTGCTTTGCGATCAAGCAAAGTGATATACTGCTGCTGGCCCGCTTGCAACCGACGATAGTGCACCTTAATCTGGACAACCTGTTTTCCGCCAGCGAACAGTTTCTGGAAGCTCTCAGTGCCTCTCTGCCGCAAATGAAGCGCATCAAGCTGCGGGTCGCACGGATCACCAACCTGCACCAATCGTTTCTGGTGAAAATGCCGCAGCTCAACTATCTGAAAATTACCGACGCAACACAGATGAAGGGCAACGTTGATCTGAGTGCGTACGAAAATCCTGCCCTCGAGAAGCTGTTCGTATCGGCGGCAATGTTCTCGCGCAACACGCTGCCCCGGTTCTTCGAGCGCTGTCCAAACATTCGCAGTCTTACGCTGTACCAGTGTACGTACGAAAACATTCACGATCTGCAGCTCGCCTTTTCACATCTGAAAGGGTTGGAGTATCTAAATCTACAGCGCACAATCGAGCTCGGCGACAGTTTCTTCAACCGGGATGTGTTCGATACGATCGTGATGCCGTTCGAGCGGATACGCTTCTACCCAATCGCGAACCTGAACCGGCTGTGCTATCTTAATCTCAGCCACTGTCGGGATCTGTCCGATCAGGCACTGATGGCGCTACAGTTTCCGCTGCTGAAGAAGATCGATCTGCGCGGGTTGTATGTAACGGAGGCGGGCATTGCGACACTGGTGCGCGACTGTCCAAACCTTGAGTATGTGATGGTGGACGCCTGCAAGCGTATCTGTGATACTGCCGTGCTGTACCTTTGTCGAGATTTGCGCAATCTACGGTTGCTGAATCTAGAGAGCTGTAAAGCAATTACTGACCTGTCGGTGGAACATATCGTGCAGCACTGTCGAAGCTTGTTGTGGCTAAATGTGCTAAACTGCCCGAAGCTTAGCGAGCCGGCAAAGGAGCGATTAAAAACCTTGAGAACAATACGATCACTGCACATGTGA
- the LOC126560839 gene encoding uncharacterized protein LOC126560839, with protein sequence MSSVRSSSASKIRICPSRYEFNDPATEREEKCRLLKEFERKMKTVVKRDTLQRTMDRTLSPKLDKRTKRCMRAVSPEFQPPSLPPTQLVAETTSLPGDAAPLASTHPTTLQVTIDARTKPRAQPPRVENWMENFLRKPTRERVRWRSKLYELEPRCSDRPPSERVEQLIDVGAQDFVDWLNTLGAERSSLTTDVVKGLFSIEAADETSRALSIAPKEIRAVPGQVATEWNVPQLALENRIAQLQHHDRMLADGGTKRIAFGRSLPQELRSGWLTQDVGDVGGEVERPDVPDDLMSLKRLFRDIWHLRSVKYLVDYLAERPSLPRPRFLEEKGLFQRQDVDEPVPFYRKVLSQKAIAESVRRQ encoded by the coding sequence ATGAGTTCAGTGAGGAGCAGTTCGGCCTCAAAAATACGCATTTGTCCTTCGAGATACGAGTTCAACGATCCAGCAACCGAACGAGAGGAAAAATGTCGACTGTTGAAGGAGTTCGagcgaaaaatgaaaactgtgGTAAAGCGTGACACACTCCAGCGAACGATGGACCGCACTCTATCACCAAAACTAGACAAAAGGACAAAGCGTTGCATGCGTGCGGTTTCTCCAGAGTTTCAACCTCCTTCACTTCCTCCCACCCAACTCGTGGCTGAAACCACCAGCTTACCGGGAGACGCCGCTCCATTAGCATCAACCCATCCAACCACTCTTCAGGTGACGATAGACGCCCGCACCAAACCACGCGCTCAACCACCGAGGGTGGAAAattggatggaaaactttctCCGGAAGCCAACCCGTGAACGCGTCCGGTGGCGTTCGAAACTGTACGAACTGGAACCACGCTGCTCGGACCGTCCCCCATCGGAACGGGTCGAACAGCTGATCGACGTCGGAGCGCAGGACTTTGTCGACTGGCTCAACACACTCGGTGCGGAACGTTCCAGCCTAACGACGGACGTCGTGAAGGGACTGTTCTCGATTGAAGCGGCTGACGAAACATCGCGAGCCCTTAGCATTGCGCCGAAAGAGATCCGTGCCGTGCCGGGGCAAGTGGCGACGGAATGGAACGTGCCACAGCTGGCGTTGGAAAATCGTATCGCACAGCTTCAGCACCATGACCGGATGCTGGCCGACGGTGGTACGAAGCGAATCGCTTTTGGGCGAAGCCTTCCACAGGAGTTGCGAAGCGGCTGGTTGACGCAGGATGTCGGTGATGTTGGGGGTGAGGTGGAACGGCCAGACGTTCCGGACGATTTGATGAGTTTGAAACGGTTGTTCCGTGACATCTGGCACCTGCGCTCGGTCAAGTATTTGGTGGACTATCTTGCCGAGCGACCGTCGTTGCCGCGGCCACGGTTTTTAGAGGAGAAGGGACTGTTTCAGCGCCAGGATGTCGATGAACCGGTTCCGTTCTATAGAAAAGTTCTATCGCAGAAAGCGATTGCTGAAAGTGTTAGACGCCAGTGA
- the LOC126560840 gene encoding uncharacterized protein LOC126560840, with the protein MHSRLAKVFILASTHHLSKYVIIVNADSQMYRTLEYIEYYFDHIRVMQYIVVIHSEEYGTVLDVGYFKTKRFIQLNDTVDFGSIYNDRLKELKLRAIISASKPYSYVTNDWKLEGLDIEIAEVVVGMLGIPLSLTLVDALNVQEKQDLLYYHKTDMYLTRRGCNSKFPFPQAELQERLSVRLMMPTEAKINFNLQFLKPYKREVWYLLLFLLIVACTLNWIFRQRIPVNVIMVIAFGYFQTTNSLTALLVVVIQFLKFILLETYLGQVTSFMIRLRFQENPQTLDEFFDSTIQLNAPETMKTFIGHLPTSLSSRLLKKLRQDFPFNETTGYEPGFAYIVTDYASDMMQNAASYDSMFNSTFFYIMKEPVYEFRMCYAFSMWSKFAGKYKECLQRLYETGIILKLTNEAWRFATRSLKANSSSVLMFPDLVPVFLFLCYGWALSVVCFAGEIILKLGRTIMVRYQDPPEPQQTVGSKTQHAPPNPPPQGIYGSLGTT; encoded by the exons ATGCATAGCCGTCTGGCCAAAGTATTTATTTTGGCAAGCACTCATCATTTGTCAAAGTATGTGATAATTGTGAATGCCGACAGTCAGATGTACCGCACGCTGGAATATATTGAATATTACTTTGATCATATACGTGTAATGCAGTATATTGTGGTGATTCATTCGGAAGAGTATGGAACAGTACTTGATGTTGGATATTTCAAGACAAAGAGATTTATACAGCTCAACGACACCGTTGACTTTGGATCTATTTACAACGATCGACTGAAGGAACTTAAGTTACGGGCGATCATTTCGGCAAGCAAACCTTACTCGTATGTCACGAATGATTGGAAGCTAGAGGGATTAGATATTGAAATAGCCGAGGTGGTAGTCGGTATGCTGGGAATACCATTATCTTTAACGCTAGTCGATGCACTGAATGTCCAGGAAAAGCAAGATCTTTTGTACTATCATAAAACAGACATGTACCTAACACGGCGAGGATGCAACTctaaatttccatttccacagGCAGAACTTCAAGAGCGATTATCTGTAAGACTTATGATGCCGACGGAAGCGAAAATCAACTTTAATCTTCAATTTCTCAAACCATACAAACGGGAGGTTTGGTATTTGCTATTGTTTTTGCTTATAGTAGCTTGTACATTAAATTGGATCTTCAGGCAACGAATACCGGTGAACGTAATAATGGTGATCGCTTTCGGGTACTTCCAAACTACGaacagtttgacagcgttgctAGTGGTGGTTATACAGTTTCTGAAGTTCATTCTACTCGAGACGTACCTCGGACAAGTGACATCGTTTATGATCCGGTTACGATTTCAAGAGAACCCTCAAACGTTGGACGAGTTCTTCGATTCCACCATCCAGCTGAACGCTCCGGAAACAATGAAAACATTTATAGGCCATCTACCAACGAGCTTGTCGAGCAGATTGTTGAAAAAGCTTCGACAAGATTTTCCGTTTAACGAAACGACTGGTTACGAGCCTGGGTTTGCTTATATCGTTACCGATTACGCATCGGATATGATGCAAAATGCAGCTTCCTACGATTCAATGTTTAATTCGACCTTTTTCTACATCATGAAGGAACCGGTGTATGAGTTTAGAATGTGCTATGCGTTTAGTATGTGGTCAAAGTTTGCTGGAAAATATAAGGAATGTCTTCAGCGACTGTACGAAACGGGCATCATTCTCAAGCTAACCAACGAAGCGTGGAGATTCGCAACCAGATCGTTGAAGGCAAATTCATCGTCCGTTCTGATGTTTCCTGATCTGGTGCCGGTGTTTTTATTCCTGTGCTATGGTTGGGCGTTGAGTGTGGTATGCTTTGCAGGAGAGATCATCTTGAAACTGGGGCGAACAATTATGGTGCGATACCAGG ATCCTCCCGAACCGCAGCAAACCGTGGgcagcaaaacacaacatgCTCCGCCGAATCCACCACCCCAGGGCATCTACGGCAGTCtggggacgacgtga
- the LOC126560841 gene encoding uncharacterized protein LOC126560841, whose product MHSRLAKVFILASTHHLSKYVIIVNADSQMYRTLEYIEYYFDHIRVMQYIVVIHSEEYGTVLDVGYFKTKRFIQLNDTVDFGSIYNDRLKELKLRAIISASKPYSYVTNDWKLEGLDIEIAEVVVGMLGIPLSLTLVDALNVQEKQDLLYYHKTDMYLTRRGCNSKFPFPQAELQERLSVRLMMPTEAKINFNLQFLKPYKREVWYLLLFLLIVACTLNWIFRQRIPVNVIMVIAFGYFQTTNSLTALLVVVIQFLKFILLETYLGQVTSFMIRLRFQENPQTLDEFFDSTIQLNAPETMKTFIGHLPTSLSSRLLKKLRQDFPFNETTGYEPGFAYIVTDYASDMMQNAASYDSMFNSTFFYIMKEPVYEFRMCYAFSMWSKFAGKYKECLQRLYETGIILKLTNEAWRFATRSLKANSSSVLMFPDLVPVFLFLCYGWALSVVCFAGEIILKLGRTIMITLAI is encoded by the exons ATGCATAGCCGTCTGGCCAAAGTATTTATTTTGGCAAGCACTCATCATTTGTCAAAGTATGTGATAATTGTGAATGCCGACAGTCAGATGTACCGCACGCTGGAATATATTGAATATTACTTTGATCATATACGTGTAATGCAGTATATTGTGGTGATTCATTCGGAAGAGTATGGAACAGTACTTGATGTTGGATATTTCAAGACAAAGAGATTTATACAGCTCAACGACACCGTTGACTTTGGATCTATTTACAACGATCGACTGAAGGAACTTAAGTTACGGGCGATCATTTCGGCAAGCAAACCTTACTCGTATGTCACGAATGATTGGAAGCTAGAGGGATTAGATATTGAAATAGCCGAGGTGGTAGTCGGTATGCTGGGAATACCATTATCTTTAACGCTAGTCGATGCACTGAATGTCCAGGAAAAGCAAGATCTTTTGTACTATCATAAAACAGACATGTACCTAACACGGCGAGGATGCAACTctaaatttccatttccacagGCAGAACTTCAAGAGCGATTATCTGTAAGACTTATGATGCCGACGGAAGCGAAAATCAACTTTAATCTTCAATTTCTCAAACCATACAAACGGGAGGTTTGGTATTTGCTATTGTTTTTGCTTATAGTAGCTTGTACATTAAATTGGATCTTCAGGCAACGAATACCGGTGAACGTAATAATGGTGATCGCTTTCGGGTACTTCCAAACTACGaacagtttgacagcgttgctAGTGGTGGTTATACAGTTTCTGAAGTTCATTCTACTCGAGACGTACCTCGGACAAGTGACATCGTTTATGATCCGGTTACGATTTCAAGAGAACCCTCAAACGTTGGACGAGTTCTTCGATTCCACCATCCAGCTGAACGCTCCGGAAACAATGAAAACATTTATAGGCCATCTACCAACGAGCTTGTCGAGCAGATTGTTGAAAAAGCTTCGACAAGATTTTCCGTTTAACGAAACGACTGGTTACGAGCCTGGGTTTGCTTATATCGTTACCGATTACGCATCGGATATGATGCAAAATGCAGCTTCCTACGATTCAATGTTTAATTCGACCTTTTTCTACATCATGAAGGAACCGGTGTATGAGTTTAGAATGTGCTATGCGTTTAGTATGTGGTCAAAGTTTGCTGGAAAATATAAGGAATGTCTTCAGCGACTGTACGAAACGGGCATCATTCTCAAGCTAACCAACGAAGCGTGGAGATTCGCAACCAGATCGTTGAAGGCAAATTCATCGTCCGTTCTGATGTTTCCTGATCTGGTGCCGGTGTTTTTATTCCTGTGCTATGGTTGGGCGTTGAGTGTGGTATGCTTTGCAGGAGAGATCATCTTGAAACTGGGGCGAACAATTATG ATCACGTTGG